A stretch of DNA from Methanoplanus endosymbiosus:
AACAAACACTGATTTCTGGCTCGAAAAAATCAATAAGAATGTTCTGAGAGATAAGGAGATAAATAAAAAACTTTCAGATGATGGCTGGACTGTACTGAGATTCTGGGAACATGAGGTAAAAAAAGATCCGGAAGGCGTTGTCAGGAAAATTAAAGAGATATTAGAAATATCCGATTAGTTTCTGTTTAATCCTTTCTCAATCTCTTTTGCTATTCCGGATGCCATAAGCGGAGGCACTGCATTGCCAATCTGAACGTACTGTGCTGTCCTCGGCCCCTCAAAGAGATAATTATCAGGGAAGGACTGAATTCTTGCTGCTTCCCTGACTGTAATTGATCTGGCATATTTTATATCCGGATAAATGAAATAATGGCCGTCTTTTGCAAGATGTGCCAGGACCGCATGTGAAAGCCCTTCCTTATCAATTACCTTAAAACGGTCTGTGAAAACCTTTCTTTTTTTATGGGTTTTTAATTCTTCAGGCAGTTCATCATAATGAAGTCTCTCTCTCCCGGATTCCCACTTGCTGATTACTTTCCGGTAAATTTCCCTGTCCCTTTCATTATGATTCCTTGCTATATGATTTCTAACAACAGGCTCATCAGTTCTGAGACCTTTCTCTTTTAGATAGCCGGAAGATCTTTTGGTTAAATATTTCTGAGGATCATTACTGCCTTCTCCGGGATAGAGAGGCGGAAGATCATTAAAAAGATCTCCGGTATTATATTCTGATTTATTCTGCTGAAAATCAGGATATTCAAAATCAAGCTCTTTTTTCCAGCCGATATATATTATTCTTTTCCTGTTCTGGAGTACACCAAAATCAGCAGCGTTGAGTATTCGTGCATTGGGGTCTCCACAATACCCCAGTTTACCAATCTTTTCGTTAAAATCCTCAAAAACTTTCCCATTTAATGAACTTATAATTCCGGGAACATTTTCAAAGACAAATATTTTTGGTTTAAATGTTTCAATCGCCTTCAGATAATAGAGATATAACAGATTCCTTGGATCATTCACCATACCATCTTTTGAACGGCCCCTTCCTGCAAGGGAATATGCCTGACATGGAGGACCACCGATAATAACATCAACGGATTCCTTACCTGTACTATCCAGTCGTTTTTTTATCGAATTTATGAGATCTGATTCAGTTTCCGGAGATATTTCACAATGATAAATTCCGGTGCCCTCAGGAAAATAATCCTGACTGCCGGCAATGAAATCTTCACGGGTTATTTCACCGGAAAAATATCTGTAATAGAAATCTTTTTTCCCATTATTGCATAATTTATGATACCTAATCCTTGTATCAAGAGTCTGTGTGGCATATTCATTCATTTCAACATGAGCCACAAAATCAAAGGAATGCCGAATAAAACCTTCGGTAAGACCGCCCGCACCTGAAAATAAATCAATGCCTGTATATTTCTCTTTCACTTTCGTTATTAATTACGCCCCTTTTGTGGATAAGATTTTCTTATCCCGGGTCACTTCCTTTCCAGGTGGAAATTGTAATGACTAAGCAGTTCCGGAAACTGAATCACCTTCTTCTGCCTGGGACTGACAGTATTCCTTTCCATCTTTAGAGAGAGATAATTTGCCGGCAGTCATTTTTTTCTCAATAAAACCTTTCCTGATCAGATCGAGTTTACCCCTCAAGAATTCTTTTTTTATTTCCCTCACACTAACAGGAATTCCCTTAAACATCCCTGATTCATCATTATGGCTCATATACTGGAGTTCATAGGATACTGTTTTCAGGGATGCTGAACCACGGTTATTATGCAGAATAAACAAAATTGCTTTTTCAGTATCTGTAAACTCCGGTGAAGGATTTTTCTGAGAATTTAAAGACGAGTTAACTTCATCTGAAATATCCGGTTCTTCACTCATATCCGGACTTTCAGGAGTTAATTCCCGGATCATCCTGTCAACATCAAACCCATTAAATTCTGCTTTTTTTATTACAGAAACTGCATTTTCAAGTTCCTTTTCAGATGGTTTCCTGTTTTTACGTCCGGCTGTCCTCATAATACCTGCTGTGTTTCTTTCTTCAGGCATCAGATAACCTTTTTCACGGGACCAGTCAGCAATTACTGACCATATTTCCGGAGGAAGAGACAAAATATAGTCATATTTCCCATAATCATCCCTTTCATTCTCTTCAGTAGAATCAGAAACCAGAGCATCAGAAAGATCATGACTTAATGTAATTCCGGATTTCAGAAGGACCTGCCAGCATTCTTCTTTTTTACACCACTCTGTAACATTTCTTCCACCCGGAGGATTTGTAATTACTTCCCTGACCTCATGGATTAATTCTGACAATTCATCTTTAAGTTCCGGACGGAGATCCTGTTCATTCCATATTTTTCTGAGATTGATTTTATGCCCGGTGAGGCTGAAAAGAAGTGATACAGTATACGCTACGATATTTGCCCAGTAACCACTTCCTTTCAGTTCCTTTCTGACAATGGAATATGTCTGCCGGTGGATAACTGCTTTTGCAACGAGATCACGGAAGTATTCTTCATCAGGCGGAAGAATATTATCTTTCTCCTTTATTCGGTCCAGAAATCTGATGTAGTTCTTCTGTCTTCCAAGGCTGACATCATATGGCCTGCATTCATAGAGGTGTTCAAATATTGCTATATCGGGCTTGGTAAATTTCTGAGTCTTGGGATATTGGCGGTCAAATATCTTTTTCCTGGCTGGTGTTGTCCCTTCCCGGTTTCTTCTGTCATCATACTGACCGCGTACCCTTTCAAAGTACCAGTAGGTTTCCATCTGACTACCACCGACTGCAGGGGCCCTGATCCTCTTTGAGACTGAATCAAGTTCTACAAGAAACGGATTGTTGGATGAAAAGTCAGCAGCATCAATTTTATTCTGTGTATTTGCACACCTGGAAATTTCAGGGACAAATTCATCCAGATCCTCTGTATTGTGGAGAACT
This window harbors:
- a CDS encoding DNA cytosine methyltransferase, which gives rise to MKEKYTGIDLFSGAGGLTEGFIRHSFDFVAHVEMNEYATQTLDTRIRYHKLCNNGKKDFYYRYFSGEITREDFIAGSQDYFPEGTGIYHCEISPETESDLINSIKKRLDSTGKESVDVIIGGPPCQAYSLAGRGRSKDGMVNDPRNLLYLYYLKAIETFKPKIFVFENVPGIISSLNGKVFEDFNEKIGKLGYCGDPNARILNAADFGVLQNRKRIIYIGWKKELDFEYPDFQQNKSEYNTGDLFNDLPPLYPGEGSNDPQKYLTKRSSGYLKEKGLRTDEPVVRNHIARNHNERDREIYRKVISKWESGRERLHYDELPEELKTHKKRKVFTDRFKVIDKEGLSHAVLAHLAKDGHYFIYPDIKYARSITVREAARIQSFPDNYLFEGPRTAQYVQIGNAVPPLMASGIAKEIEKGLNRN
- a CDS encoding AIPR family protein is translated as MKAEEKEFRRFYSDFRNDIYRKASEEEVPLEDSFTDTVLLNFEDTEIIEGYFLSPHRKKQLGIKVNAYNFSYTGDERDTLELFVSAYKGHQDITTLPKTEIDAYFKRLQNFLKRCFEGYYVNLEEAQPVYDLAIQLYESRGIIRKIRFFILSDSTVKTEKIPDHEENEITYQYNVWDIKRIYGLISSGIRSEPIEIDFYQDTGKMLPFLCPDDDNPVYTSYQLIMPGDTLVKIYDTYGPRVLERNVRSFLQVRGKVNKGIKDTILENPEMFLAYNNGLSATAEDVTVTEYEGQKCISRIKNFQIVNGAQTTATIHYTCNKFKDEVDLSFLHVPVKLTVLHNTEDLDEFVPEISRCANTQNKIDAADFSSNNPFLVELDSVSKRIRAPAVGGSQMETYWYFERVRGQYDDRRNREGTTPARKKIFDRQYPKTQKFTKPDIAIFEHLYECRPYDVSLGRQKNYIRFLDRIKEKDNILPPDEEYFRDLVAKAVIHRQTYSIVRKELKGSGYWANIVAYTVSLLFSLTGHKINLRKIWNEQDLRPELKDELSELIHEVREVITNPPGGRNVTEWCKKEECWQVLLKSGITLSHDLSDALVSDSTEENERDDYGKYDYILSLPPEIWSVIADWSREKGYLMPEERNTAGIMRTAGRKNRKPSEKELENAVSVIKKAEFNGFDVDRMIRELTPESPDMSEEPDISDEVNSSLNSQKNPSPEFTDTEKAILFILHNNRGSASLKTVSYELQYMSHNDESGMFKGIPVSVREIKKEFLRGKLDLIRKGFIEKKMTAGKLSLSKDGKEYCQSQAEEGDSVSGTA